The nucleotide sequence CGAATACGACAACTACAAGGCTGCCGTTTCCAAGGCTCCGAACGGCTCTTCGGGCGACTACCCGTGGGCAAAGTTCAAGCAGGGTGGCTGGGGCAAGACTGTTGACCAGGAAACCGTCCTCCAGTCTACTGCCGCCATCAAGCTGAAGTTCGAAGGCACCGCCGGTACTTCCGGTGACTTCAACATCAGGCAGGTCGGTTCTCTCGGCAAGTGCAGTAGCTGCGGTAGCGCATGCGGTATCGGGGACGTCAAGACTGTTGTCGCTTCTTCCGTCAAGGCTCAACTCTCTGACCGCGTCCTCCACTTCCATGGCATCTCTTCTGCCAAGGCCGAAGTGACTAACCTTCAGGGCGAAGTCGTGAAGTCCGCCATCGTCAGTTCCACCATGGATCTCTCCGGCCTCGACGCTGGCATCTACATGGTCCGCATCGCTGGCAAGAACGTGAACTTCGCTCAGAAGATTGTTCTCAAGTAATAATCTGCTGATTGTAGAAATTCGGCATCCCGGTCTTTGAACCGGGATGTTTTTTGTATGTAAAATAAAATTTCTTTTCGCAATAAATGAATGTATATTCTTGCTAGGGAAAAATCTTTTTTTTTAAGGGGAGGTTCATTATGAACAAACGAAGAGCACTTGGCGTTTTTGCCTGTGCAGCCACGGCGGCTTTTGCCGCAGGCAATGTTTCCAATGTACTTTATTGGAATGGTGCAACAGATACCGAAAGTAGGGTTGAGACGGGTTCACCCAATCCTCATGCCGGCTATTGGTATGAATACAATGATTCAAATGACGGCGGAACGTCTAAATTTACATTCCCGTCAGATGTTGAAGAGAATGCCTACGGCAATTTCTTCGGCCCGCTTGTCGAGGCGTATGGGGGTGTCAAGGCCCATGTGGAGCTTGGTGAGGGTTACGATTATCCGTATGCCGGCCTTGGCTTCAACATCTGGAACGAAGAGCAGGATGGCGCGGACATTTCGTCTTGGGGCGGAATCGTGATTGGATATGAATCCACTCTTAGTTTCTCTGCCGAGCTCCAGGTCGAAAATGATAAGCTCGTGACCGAATACGACAATTTCAAGGCGCGACTTCCCAAGGCGCCTTCCGGTACTGAATATAGGCTTGATTGGTCAAAGTTCAAACAGGGTGGCTGGGGCAAGACTGCGCGTTTGAATTACGTTCTTGGTCACACCGCTGCTGTCAGGCTGGTGTTTGAAGGGAGCCCCGGCACGAGTGGCGACTTCCGTATAACCAGCATCAGGTCTATCAGGGGGAATGTCGATACGGTGATTACTCCGCGGCCCGATACAACTGTCATTGTGCCCGATACGACGGTTACTCCGCCCGATACGGGTTCCCATGTGGCGACTCGGTCCTCCGATACGCTCTATTGGGATGGCACTGTCGATACCGAAGGCAGGGTCTACACGGGTTCTGAAGATTTGACGGCCGGCTACTGGTACGGATTTGGCGATGCTAATGAATTTGGTTCTAGTTACTGGAGCCGAAATGACTCGTCCAAAATTACATACCCGTCGGATGTCGAAGAGAATGTCTACGGCAATTTCTTCGGACCGCTTATCGAGGCGTATGGCGGCATCAAGGGTAGTGTGATGCTTGGTGACGGCTATGACTATCCGTATGTCGGTGTCGGTTTCAACATCTGGAGCGAAAACCAGGAAGGCGTGGATATTTCGTCCTGGGGCGGCATCGCTCTTAAATATGAATCCACCCTCGGTTTTAGCGTAGAACTCGCGGTTGAAGATGAAAAGAACTATGTCCAATACGACAATTATATGGCGTCTATTCGCAAGTCTCCTACCGCTAGCGAAATTGTGCTTCCTTGGTCTAAGTTCAAGCAGGGAGGCTGGGGCACGGAAGTTAATAGGGATTCTGTCCTTGCCCGCGTGGCTGGTGTCAGGATCCGATTTGAAGGCACCGCTGGCACTTCTGGCGATTTCCGTATCATCGGCATCAGGTCGTTAGGGAAAGGTGCGGTTGTTCCGCCTGCTCCCGATACGACTGTCCATCCTGATCCTCACGTGACGGCACGCGTTTCCAATACGCTTTATTGGGATGGTGCTGTCGATACCGAAGGTCGTGTAGCAACTGGTTCGGGTGAATTGACTGCCGGTTACTGGTACGATTTCAGCGATTCTGAAGAAAATAATACTGTTTACTGTTACACACCTGACGGCACGTCCAAAATTACATACCCGTCGGATGTCCATGAGAATGTCTACGGCAATTTCTTCGGCCCGCTCGTTGAGGCGTATGGCGGTGTCAAGGGCCATGTGGCGCTTGGTGAAGGCTGTGATTATCCGCATGCCGGTGTCGGCTTCAATATCTGGAGCGAAAACCAGGAAGGCGTGAATGTTTCGTCTTGGGGCGGCCTTGTGGTTAAATATGAATCCACCCTCGGTTTTAACCTAGAACTCGCGGTTGAAGATGAAAAGGAGTATGTCGATTACGACAATTACATGGCGTATCTTCCCAAGTCTCCTGCCGTTAGCGAAATTGTGCTTCCTTGGTCTAAGTTCAAGCAGGGAGGCTGGGGCACGTTGGTTGATAGGGATTCTGCCCTTGCTCGCATAGCTGCTGTCAGGTTCAGATTTGAAGGCACCGCAGGCACTTCTGGCGATTTCCGTATCATCAGCGTCAGGGCGATTGGGGGAGGAACGGTTGTTCCGCCGGCACCCGATACGACTATCCATGTGTCGTCTTTGACTTCCTATGAGCTTTATTGGGATGGCACTGTTGATACCGAAGGCCGCGTGGAAACCGGTTCTGAAGAAAGGACCTCTGGTTACTGGTACGAATACGACGATGCAAATGACGGTGGTTCGTCCAAGATGATTTGGCCTTCCGATGTCGAAGAGAATGCTTACGGCAATTTCTTTGGCCCGCTTGTCGAAACGTATAACGGTGTCAAGGGTAGTGTGGTGCTCGGTGAAGGCTATGACTATCCGTATGCCGGTGTCGGCTTCAATATCTGGAGCGAAAACCAGGAAGGCGTGGATATCTCGTCTTGGGAAGGCATCGTGATTAAGTATGAATCCACCATAGGATTCCAAGTTGAACTTGGTGTCGAAAACCCAAGGGATATGACCGAATATGACGAATTCAAGGCTTATCTTCCCAAGTCTCCTACCGTTAGCGAAATTGTGCTTCCCTGGTCTAAGTTCAAGCAGGGTGGCTGGGGCAAGATTGCTGATATAAACAGTGTCCTTGGCAATACCGCTACGATCAGGTTCAAATTTGAAGGCACCGCTGGCACTTCTGGCAGTTTCCGCATCATTAGCGTCAGGTCGATTAAGAATGGTCCTAGCACGATTATCCCGCCCACACCGGTGAAGGAATTCGTTTCCAAGGGACTTTACTGGGATGGCGCGAAGGATGAACTGGGCAGGGTCAATACGGGCTCGAACACTGTGACTTACGGTTACTGGTACGAAGAGACCGACGAAAACGAGCATGGTCATTCCAAGTTCGTATGGCCGGCTAATGTCCATGAAAACGTGTACGGCAACTTCTTCGGACCGCTCGTCGAGACCTATCATGGCATCAAGGGCCGTGTGAAGCTGAATCGTGGTGCTCGTAATCCGTATGCAAGCCTCGGCTTCAACGTATGGAGCGAAAACCAGGAAGGTACGGATGTATCTGCTTGGGGTGGCATCGTGATCGAATATGAATCCACTGTCGATTTCTCTGTGGAACTCGTAACCGATGGCAACAAGAAGGACTCCTACTACGGTACCTATGCGGCGTCTGCTCCCAAGTCGTCCCGCCATCATACCCGTCAGTTGGTGCTTCCCTGGTCGAAGTTCAAGCGTTCTACTGGTTGGAACCGCTCGGTTGATAAGACTTCCGCCCTTAAGCACATCGCGGCAATTAAGATCAAGTTCGAAGGCCGTGCGGGCACCGTTGGCGATTTCCGCATAACCAAGATCAGGTCGATCAACAATAGCAGCGCTGTTGCCTTTAACAAGCCGGAACAACACGATATCGCATCTGTAAAGACCGTGGCCAGCCCGAAGGCGAATGCGGATATTACCCTTTCTGACCGCACGCTCTCGCTCCAGGGCATCACTGCCGGCAAGGTCGAGGTGAGAGACCTTAAGGGACATGTCGTGAAGTCTGTTGATGCAGGCTCCGCCGTGGATCTTTCCAGCCTCAAGGCCGGTGTCTACATGGTCCGCGTTGTTGGTCCGGGAATCGGGCTTGCAAAGAAGATTGTGTTGAAATAATCGGGTGATTTCGTTCACATATAGGCCCCGGGATGCGCTCTCGGGGCTTTTTTTTTGTTTATCTTGTAGATAAATCGCGAATAGTAAAGTATATTATGGGGTAAATAGATGAGGACTTTTGAAATGAAGAAAAAACTGGTTTTTTCGGCTCTGACAATCGGTGCCGCAATGTTGTTTTCTGCCTGTGACGAGGAAGGTCCCGTTACTCCGGAACCGGTGCCCCCTCCGGCGAGCAGCGCGACGCTCCCGGTTTCATCTTCGTCCGTTTCCGGCCCTGGAGTAGTGCAGATGCCTTACGGCCTTCTTCCTACTACGGCGAACGTTACTGCTACTGGGGAATGGTATACCGCATGGAAGACTACCTACTATAGGACTTACCAGCAAGAGGCTGCGCTTTATCCGGTGTTGGCGATGGACTGGACTTCTGTTTTCGGTACCTATGTCGCCGCAGGCATGTATCCTGCACGCATTATTTGGGATACCCAGAGCGACTCCTTCTGCGTTATCGACGAAAGTAACGACAACTACAAGAAGCGCGGTTGCACCGTGTCCGAGGCTATCGGTTACGGCATGTTGATTACGTTCTTTGCTAATGACATGGACGCCTTCAACTCCCTGTGGTACTACAGCAAGGGCTTCCGCGAATACCAGGGCGGCCCGAATCTGACCCCGTGGAAGATGGGTACGTATTCCTTTGAATCCCTCGTCATGCCTTCCAACGCCTCTTCGGCGACGGATGCTGACCTGGACATCGCGACTGCCTTGATTCTCGCCTATTACAAGACGGGAAACACCCTGTACCTGAACGACGCCCTCCTGATTGCCGGTGCCATTTGGGACAACGAAATCAGCCCGTCGTTGTTGATCTATTCCGGAAACATGGCTACGTGGAAAAAGGACGGAAGCGCCTACAACCCGAGCTACTTCTCACCGATCGCGCTTAAGCTGTTTGCCCTTATCGACAACACCCATGACTGGACTGGCGTGCTGAACACGATGTACACCTATATGGCGGGCGTGCAGGCGAAGGGCCCCGGACTTCTCCCGGACTGGAGCGATGCAAACGGCAACGCTGTCGACCCGAAGAACGGTTCCGCGACGAACACCTATTACAGGTTCTTCCACGAGGCCGTGCGCGTGCCGTGGCGTATCGCATGGGATTACTACTGGACGCAGGATCCGCGAGCCGTACAGCTGCTTATGGGCATGAACACCTTTATCTCGGGCAAGACGAATGGCAACCCGAGCAAGCTCACTTCAGAAGCCGGTACGCATATCTATTCTGCGGTAGCGGGTAAGGCCGACAGTACGCTCAAGAAGGAAAACCTGCAGCCGCACTTCCATGGCGCATGGTGCCTTACGGGTATGGGCGTGAACCAGGCGTGGATTGACGGCTGTACGACAGAATTCAACGCGAGGACGATTTCTGGCTTCAGCTACTTCCCGCACATCCTCATGACGATGTTCAGTGAGCTGCTGAACGGCTTCTTCATCAAGCCCGCGCTGCTCCCGCTGTAATCCTGGCGCATCATGCCGCGGTTGCATGGCTGCGCAATATGGTACGTCATGCCGCCGCCGGGCTTTGCCCGGCAAGGGCATCCACTGGCTTTTTAACGTCCTGCAACCTCGCAGGGCGTTTTTTTGTATATGGGCTTTGCGCAGCGCCCCCTCGCCGGCAAGCTCAACCCCAGATTGATATCTGGGGCTTCGCTTTTGCCGCGCGAAGTCCTTGCCTGCGACTCTCGGCTTTTGTACATGGGCTTTGCATACGCAAAGCCATGGTTTGGCGCCTCGGTCGCATGTGGGTAAAGAAAGCTCGGGGGCGAAAAAGAGATTGCATTGGCGTAAGTCAGCGCCCCCTCGCCGGCAAGCTCAACCCCAGATTGATATCTGGGGCTTCGCTTTTGCCGCACGAAGTCCTTGCCTGCGACTCTCGGCTTTTGTACATTTTGTACATATGGAAAATGATTCTTTGAATATGGATGCGGCGCAGGATAGCGCTGCAATCGGCGTGCAGGATTCTGCCGCAAACGCTGTGCCGGACTCCGCTCAGGCATCGCAGATAAGCATGCCCACTCCCGAACAGCTGGGCATTTCGGTGAAGGCCGGTCCCGAAGGCGGGATGCCCACGGTGACCGTGGGCGATACGTTCGATTTCCCGATCACGGTGAGTTGGAGCGTGCAGGGTAGCGCGCTCTTGGTGGTGCCTACGGGTTCCGCGAACGCGAAGGGCCTCACGCAGGTGGCCATGTCTCAGGAATCGGCGCGCTCCGTGAAAGACGGCAAGGAAATCGCCTCGATTACGTTTACCTACAAGATTGCGGCGCAGGATACGGGAAACCTGCATATACCCGCCATGCGGTTTGAAATCCCGACGCAAATGGGGCAGCCGCTCGATTTGCGGAGCGAGAGCGTGGATGTGCGTGTGAATGAACCCTTTAACCCGCTTCCGCTCGTGGTTGGCCTGGTTGTGGCCGTTTGCGTGCTTTTAGCGGGCCTGTGGCGCGCCCGCCGCCGTGCAGCGGCTCGTGCAGCCGCCGCCTCCAAAAATGCCGCCGAGAACGCCCTGCGCGAACGCATGATGGTCCTGAAACAGCGCGTGAATTCCGCAGACAGCCGCGAGTGGCTTTTGGAACTGGAAAGTATTTGCAAGGAATACGTTGCCGAAAAATTCGGGATTGCCGGTGAGGGTGCCGGAGATGCCTCCGCCGCCTCCGCTGTGAACCTGGACGCGATGGTTAAGGATGGCAAACTCGAAGGCTGGGAATCGCTGGTCGAAGAATTCGCGCACGCCCGCTACGGCGGCGGCAAGCGCGACGGGTTCGAAAATCGCGAAACCTGGAAGGGCGCCATGAAGCTCATGGGCGTATCCGAAGAAGAATAATCGGGTCCATGAATATCATCCGGGTTACCAAAGAGAGCGAGCGTGCGGGTGCGTATTACGTGCGCATCCAGGCGATGATGCGCAAGCACCAGATCCCGCTCGATGCCGAAATCGACGCGAAGGATGGCGCGGACTGCAACTATGTCCTCGCTCTCGACGATATTTACCCGGTGGCCACATGCCGCTGGTTCGGCATAGACGGCGAATCTGCGGAAGTCGGGCGCGTCGTCGTATTGCCGGAATACCGGGGGCAGCACCTGGGCCGTTCCGTAGTCGCCGAAGCCGAAAAGTGGATGCGCGAAAAGGGCTTCAAAAAAGCCGTAATCTCCAGCCGCGAAGGGGTCGAGAATTTCTACAAAAAAATGGGTTACCGCTTCGAAGAGACCGGTAAACCGCATCATGACACGTTCCAGTGCGTGTACATGGAAAAATCCCTCTAAATTGCCCTTCAGGGCGGAAAAAGGCCTTTTTTTCAATGGTCGTGTATGCAAATTAAATGTTTTTAATAACAAATTGCGTTAAATGTATTGCAAATAAGGTAAACTTTTGTTACCTTTCCCGCAAAAAAAACACATAAACTGCAATTCAAGGGGATTTTTATGAAAAAAATTCTATTAGTGTTGGCTGCGTCGTTGCTCGCGACGTATGCGATGGCGTCTGACTGGGTCCCGGGAGTGGAGGTTCTGACCGGTCATGAACAATACGAGAATAGAATCTTTGCCGATGCGCGCATGGGGGACGATATTGAACCGATTGTCGTGCGTTACACCAATGTTAGGCATCATGAGGAATATGGCTTTGAAGATATTGGCTTGACTGTGCAATGGAATAGGGATACTTGCACGATTTTCGGAAAGCTTAAAAAAAATTTGGATAATCGTAGAAAAGAAGCCGTCATTTTGTTACAGGGACCTAGTGTGACGGATACGGTCACAAGTATCATTACACTATTCTTGACGCCGGCAGGAGAACCGTACGCTAGGCTAGTTTCTGACAATATGGACCAGAGAATGGTCGTCGGTCGAGAAATCGAACCGATATATATTGAATATGGCAACGTCGCGCAGGTTATGCATCACACGGTCCCGTACGGACTCAATGTGGACGACAATCGGGATAAAGGATTAATCACAATCTCTGGAACCCTCCATGCATCGAATTGGCCTCACACGAGGAATTATGGGATTCGCATGCTCACGTGGGAATACGATACGCTTGATGTTTCGGGTAGAGCCTTTATATTTGCGAATAACGATTCCACTGACCTGAGAATTGCAAAAAATGATTCGCAACATGTGGTTGTGGGTGACACCCTGGATATGGTCGAGTTCTTCTTCAACAATATGGTGGGAGAACCTGAAATCCTCTCTCCCATAATTGAACGTTATTATTTGCACGTCGATCGCGAACGTGGGAGCATGTCTCTTCTCGTACTAACCAAGCCCGATCTGGATTATGGGGCCTATGAGATTAAGGTCATTGCCAGGGGCGAAAACAATAACGACACGGCGAGGGTGACAGTTTTCATGAGAGGTCCGCTGGTGCCTACTGAGATTTCCATGACTTCTGATAATGGCGATCAGCATCTAACTGCCGGTGAATCTATCAAGACGATGTATTTCAATACCAAGAACGCAGAAAGGGTGATTGTGGATGGTTTCCCGGGAACGGCCAATGTGAAAATTCAGGACGGCGTGGTGACTTTCAATGGAACCGTTGACCGCTCCGCCAATGGAAGGTACGCTGTCAGGGTTATTGCTGACGGCCCGGATATTGACGATACCGTCACGGTGTTTGTCACTGCAGATCCGTTGCCCATGATATTTGAACATGTCAGCGGTCCGGAAAGGCAGATGGTTATGCCCGGCGGTACTGTTGAACCTCTTGTGTTCCGCTATGACAACATTGCCTGGAACATTATTGAGAGTGATGGCCTCGGACTTGACGTTTCGATCGATACGGTGAATAATCTTCTCACGCTTTACGGCAATGCGAACCTCGATATTCCGTACGGGGAATACACCTATACCATCAACGTCGTAGGGTATGATTCCACCAGGGCGAGTTTCGTCGCAAAATACGATCTCGTAGAATCGCTGCCGTCCAGCTCCAGCGTGGAGTCCTCGTCCAGCGTAGCGTCTTCTTCCAGCGTGGAGGAATCTAGCTCTAGCATTGTGGCTTCCAGCTCCAGCATAGTGCCGTCCAGCTCTAGCGTCGTACCGCCGTCGAGCTCTAGCGAGAAGTCTTCCTCCAGCTCCGCAAAGTCCAGCAGCAGCGAGAAGTCTTCTTCCAGTTCTGCCAAGTCCAGCAGTTCCTCTGCAAAGTCCTCTTCTAGCAAGGCCAAGTCCAGTTCTAGCGAAAAGGGCGATGCAATTGTCGCTGCCGCTCTCCCGAACTTTGGGCTCGGCTACGTGAACAACGAACTGACGGTGACCTTGCCGAAGGCTTCGATGGTGCGCGTGCAGGTGTTCGACCTGATGGGCCACCGTGTAGAATCGTTCTCCGAATCGGTGAGCGCAACCAGGAGCTTTAGCCTTGCGCATCTGAACAAGGGTAGCTATGTGGTGCGTGTCGAAAGCGGCCGCATGGCACGCTCTGCAAAAATTGTGGTGAAGTAATCCGCTACTTTAGTGGATGTCCATCTTTGAAAAAAGATTCAGGACGGCGACACCAGAAACAATCAAAATGAGCCCTACGATGGCTCCGAGATCCGGCATCTGCTTGAAGAAGCAGATGCCGCTTATCGTTATGAGGGCGACGCCCAATGCCGACCAGGTGGCATACGCGATGCCGATGGGAACGGTGCGCAGGCTGAGGCTCAGCAGGTAGAGCGATACTACATAGCAGAGTATCGAAAAGATGGAAGGAACGATTTTCGTGAACTGCTCCGACATCTTGAGAAGTGTGGTGCCGGCAGTTTCTGTGATGATGGCTAGAAATAGAAAAAAGTAATTGAGCATGGAATTAATATACAAATTAATTTCTATATTGAAGAATATGCCGAGTTCACAAAAATTCAGAGACCATGTAGTGGAACAGTTCAAGGGAGAGCTCCGCGTGACCACCCGCAAGATGATGGGCGAGTACATCCTTTACGCCGACGGAAAAGTCTTCGGCGGAATTTATGACGACCGCTTGTTGGTGAAGCCCGTGCCCGCGGCATTGAAAATGCTCCCAGGTGCGAAAAAGCAGCTGCCCTATGAGGGCGCGAAGCCCATGCTCCGCATTACCGCAGAGCAGATAGAAGACAGCGCTTTCCTCGTGCAACTCCTGGACGCCATGCTTCCGGAAGTCCCTGCACCGAAGAAGAAATAATCTTTTTGTCACCTCGAACCTATTTCGCAATTGTCACCCTGGAGCAAGCGTAGCGCCGCGATAGGGTCCATTGGGCGGCATCGTTTTAAATCCCGATGAACGTACGGGATCAGCAGATGTTCGGTGTTCCATTTTGTGCAAAATAAGATATCTTCATGAATATGGAGATGTTTAGGGGGCTGGTTATGTTTTCGCCGAAACTGACATTGAGGGTTGTTCTGGTATGCGTGGGCATGCTGGTTTTCCCGGCGTGGGCGGGTTCCTCGAAAGCATCTAGCGAAGATGAAGCGCCTACCATGTTGGAAGTGGTTTTTGGCCTTGTTGATTGGGCAATCTCTTGCGACAAGGACGATACGCAATGCCAGCAGAGGAAGGCGGCCGACGAAAAACGGGCTGGCGAGGCGAGAGAGCGCGAACTCAAGGAGAAAAAGAAAAAGTGGAACGAGAAAAACCGGAGCTACAAGGACTATTATTTGGGATTGTCCTTGACGGCGCCGTTTGTTGCCGAAGATAGCGAGGTGATGTTCGGTCTGGAACTTGTTACGGGTCTAGTTTTCCGGTTTGGCGAATTTTACGCATCGATGGGCGGGGGCGCGAATGCGTCGATGGGTTTCTTCAATGGGGAGTTGTTCTACAGGCCTCCGATAGACATGAACGGCATCTGGAAAATTGCGCCTGAAATCGGTATTGGTTTGACATCCTATGAACC is from Fibrobacter sp. and encodes:
- a CDS encoding T9SS type A sorting domain-containing protein, yielding EYDNYKAAVSKAPNGSSGDYPWAKFKQGGWGKTVDQETVLQSTAAIKLKFEGTAGTSGDFNIRQVGSLGKCSSCGSACGIGDVKTVVASSVKAQLSDRVLHFHGISSAKAEVTNLQGEVVKSAIVSSTMDLSGLDAGIYMVRIAGKNVNFAQKIVLK
- a CDS encoding multidrug efflux SMR transporter gives rise to the protein MLNYFFLFLAIITETAGTTLLKMSEQFTKIVPSIFSILCYVVSLYLLSLSLRTVPIGIAYATWSALGVALITISGICFFKQMPDLGAIVGLILIVSGVAVLNLFSKMDIH
- a CDS encoding BatD family protein, with amino-acid sequence MENDSLNMDAAQDSAAIGVQDSAANAVPDSAQASQISMPTPEQLGISVKAGPEGGMPTVTVGDTFDFPITVSWSVQGSALLVVPTGSANAKGLTQVAMSQESARSVKDGKEIASITFTYKIAAQDTGNLHIPAMRFEIPTQMGQPLDLRSESVDVRVNEPFNPLPLVVGLVVAVCVLLAGLWRARRRAAARAAAASKNAAENALRERMMVLKQRVNSADSREWLLELESICKEYVAEKFGIAGEGAGDASAASAVNLDAMVKDGKLEGWESLVEEFAHARYGGGKRDGFENRETWKGAMKLMGVSEEE
- a CDS encoding glycosyl hydrolase family 8, whose protein sequence is MKKKLVFSALTIGAAMLFSACDEEGPVTPEPVPPPASSATLPVSSSSVSGPGVVQMPYGLLPTTANVTATGEWYTAWKTTYYRTYQQEAALYPVLAMDWTSVFGTYVAAGMYPARIIWDTQSDSFCVIDESNDNYKKRGCTVSEAIGYGMLITFFANDMDAFNSLWYYSKGFREYQGGPNLTPWKMGTYSFESLVMPSNASSATDADLDIATALILAYYKTGNTLYLNDALLIAGAIWDNEISPSLLIYSGNMATWKKDGSAYNPSYFSPIALKLFALIDNTHDWTGVLNTMYTYMAGVQAKGPGLLPDWSDANGNAVDPKNGSATNTYYRFFHEAVRVPWRIAWDYYWTQDPRAVQLLMGMNTFISGKTNGNPSKLTSEAGTHIYSAVAGKADSTLKKENLQPHFHGAWCLTGMGVNQAWIDGCTTEFNARTISGFSYFPHILMTMFSELLNGFFIKPALLPL
- a CDS encoding T9SS type A sorting domain-containing protein, which translates into the protein MNKRRALGVFACAATAAFAAGNVSNVLYWNGATDTESRVETGSPNPHAGYWYEYNDSNDGGTSKFTFPSDVEENAYGNFFGPLVEAYGGVKAHVELGEGYDYPYAGLGFNIWNEEQDGADISSWGGIVIGYESTLSFSAELQVENDKLVTEYDNFKARLPKAPSGTEYRLDWSKFKQGGWGKTARLNYVLGHTAAVRLVFEGSPGTSGDFRITSIRSIRGNVDTVITPRPDTTVIVPDTTVTPPDTGSHVATRSSDTLYWDGTVDTEGRVYTGSEDLTAGYWYGFGDANEFGSSYWSRNDSSKITYPSDVEENVYGNFFGPLIEAYGGIKGSVMLGDGYDYPYVGVGFNIWSENQEGVDISSWGGIALKYESTLGFSVELAVEDEKNYVQYDNYMASIRKSPTASEIVLPWSKFKQGGWGTEVNRDSVLARVAGVRIRFEGTAGTSGDFRIIGIRSLGKGAVVPPAPDTTVHPDPHVTARVSNTLYWDGAVDTEGRVATGSGELTAGYWYDFSDSEENNTVYCYTPDGTSKITYPSDVHENVYGNFFGPLVEAYGGVKGHVALGEGCDYPHAGVGFNIWSENQEGVNVSSWGGLVVKYESTLGFNLELAVEDEKEYVDYDNYMAYLPKSPAVSEIVLPWSKFKQGGWGTLVDRDSALARIAAVRFRFEGTAGTSGDFRIISVRAIGGGTVVPPAPDTTIHVSSLTSYELYWDGTVDTEGRVETGSEERTSGYWYEYDDANDGGSSKMIWPSDVEENAYGNFFGPLVETYNGVKGSVVLGEGYDYPYAGVGFNIWSENQEGVDISSWEGIVIKYESTIGFQVELGVENPRDMTEYDEFKAYLPKSPTVSEIVLPWSKFKQGGWGKIADINSVLGNTATIRFKFEGTAGTSGSFRIISVRSIKNGPSTIIPPTPVKEFVSKGLYWDGAKDELGRVNTGSNTVTYGYWYEETDENEHGHSKFVWPANVHENVYGNFFGPLVETYHGIKGRVKLNRGARNPYASLGFNVWSENQEGTDVSAWGGIVIEYESTVDFSVELVTDGNKKDSYYGTYAASAPKSSRHHTRQLVLPWSKFKRSTGWNRSVDKTSALKHIAAIKIKFEGRAGTVGDFRITKIRSINNSSAVAFNKPEQHDIASVKTVASPKANADITLSDRTLSLQGITAGKVEVRDLKGHVVKSVDAGSAVDLSSLKAGVYMVRVVGPGIGLAKKIVLK
- a CDS encoding TfoX/Sxy family protein, which codes for MPSSQKFRDHVVEQFKGELRVTTRKMMGEYILYADGKVFGGIYDDRLLVKPVPAALKMLPGAKKQLPYEGAKPMLRITAEQIEDSAFLVQLLDAMLPEVPAPKKK
- a CDS encoding GNAT family N-acetyltransferase — its product is MNIIRVTKESERAGAYYVRIQAMMRKHQIPLDAEIDAKDGADCNYVLALDDIYPVATCRWFGIDGESAEVGRVVVLPEYRGQHLGRSVVAEAEKWMREKGFKKAVISSREGVENFYKKMGYRFEETGKPHHDTFQCVYMEKSL
- a CDS encoding T9SS type A sorting domain-containing protein, which encodes MKKILLVLAASLLATYAMASDWVPGVEVLTGHEQYENRIFADARMGDDIEPIVVRYTNVRHHEEYGFEDIGLTVQWNRDTCTIFGKLKKNLDNRRKEAVILLQGPSVTDTVTSIITLFLTPAGEPYARLVSDNMDQRMVVGREIEPIYIEYGNVAQVMHHTVPYGLNVDDNRDKGLITISGTLHASNWPHTRNYGIRMLTWEYDTLDVSGRAFIFANNDSTDLRIAKNDSQHVVVGDTLDMVEFFFNNMVGEPEILSPIIERYYLHVDRERGSMSLLVLTKPDLDYGAYEIKVIARGENNNDTARVTVFMRGPLVPTEISMTSDNGDQHLTAGESIKTMYFNTKNAERVIVDGFPGTANVKIQDGVVTFNGTVDRSANGRYAVRVIADGPDIDDTVTVFVTADPLPMIFEHVSGPERQMVMPGGTVEPLVFRYDNIAWNIIESDGLGLDVSIDTVNNLLTLYGNANLDIPYGEYTYTINVVGYDSTRASFVAKYDLVESLPSSSSVESSSSVASSSSVEESSSSIVASSSSIVPSSSSVVPPSSSSEKSSSSSAKSSSSEKSSSSSAKSSSSSAKSSSSKAKSSSSEKGDAIVAAALPNFGLGYVNNELTVTLPKASMVRVQVFDLMGHRVESFSESVSATRSFSLAHLNKGSYVVRVESGRMARSAKIVVK